In the Nitrospirota bacterium genome, one interval contains:
- the cysC gene encoding adenylyl-sulfate kinase — MVNNNHVIWHDGYVKREERNQLNNHKSGLVWFTGLSASGKSTIAHYVERQLFKKGIRTYVLDGDNVRHGINSNLGFSREDRRENLRRIAELSKLLVDAGMIVLAAFISPYHEDRAYIRKHFQDDNFLEIYVKCSIKECERRDPKGQYKKARAGIIKEYTGISSPYEEPKNPDLILDTERIDINTAVKKVIDLFEKKKFILLDKED; from the coding sequence ATTGTAAACAATAATCATGTAATCTGGCATGATGGTTATGTGAAGAGAGAGGAGAGAAATCAACTTAATAATCACAAAAGCGGTCTTGTCTGGTTTACAGGACTTTCTGCATCTGGAAAGTCAACAATTGCCCATTATGTAGAAAGACAACTGTTTAAGAAAGGCATTCGCACATATGTGCTTGATGGAGACAATGTGCGGCATGGAATCAATAGTAATCTCGGTTTCAGTCGGGAAGACAGAAGAGAAAACCTGCGGCGTATTGCAGAGCTTTCTAAACTGCTCGTTGATGCAGGAATGATTGTTCTTGCTGCCTTCATATCTCCTTATCATGAGGATAGGGCATATATAAGGAAGCATTTTCAGGACGATAATTTTCTGGAGATTTATGTGAAGTGTTCAATTAAGGAGTGCGAAAGACGTGACCCGAAAGGACAGTATAAAAAAGCAAGAGCTGGAATTATCAAGGAATATACTGGTATCTCTTCACCATATGAAGAGCCGAAAAACCCCGACCTTATTCTTGACACAGAGAGAATTGATATAAATACAGCGGTGAAGAAAGTAATTGATTTATTCGAGAAGAAAAAATTTATTTTACTTGATAAAGAAGATTAA
- the rfbC gene encoding dTDP-4-dehydrorhamnose 3,5-epimerase, which yields MPFIFKKLEIPGVILIEPKIFKDNRGYFMETYKYSDFAEAGIKENFIQDNCSSSVRRVLRGLHYQKNPNAQGKLVQCLKGKIFDVAVDIRKGSETFGKWIGLELSDENNYMLYIPPAFAHGFIVLSDTADVIYKCTKEYSPEDDRGIIWNDPEIGIIWPLHNPILSEKDAKHPRLKEADINFE from the coding sequence ATGCCATTTATATTTAAAAAACTCGAAATTCCAGGAGTAATTTTGATTGAGCCAAAGATTTTTAAGGACAATCGTGGATATTTTATGGAGACATATAAATACTCAGATTTTGCCGAAGCAGGTATAAAGGAGAATTTTATTCAGGATAATTGTTCAAGTTCTGTGAGGAGAGTATTGAGGGGATTACACTATCAGAAGAATCCCAATGCACAGGGAAAATTAGTCCAGTGTCTGAAGGGAAAAATATTTGATGTTGCAGTGGATATTAGAAAAGGTTCAGAGACATTCGGGAAATGGATAGGACTGGAACTGTCTGATGAAAATAACTATATGCTGTATATCCCTCCTGCCTTTGCTCATGGCTTTATTGTATTGAGTGATACAGCAGACGTTATATACAAATGCACAAAGGAATATTCGCCTGAAGATGATAGAGGGATTATATGGAATGATCCTGAAATAGGCATAATCTGGCCTTTGCATAATCCTATCCTTTCTGAAAAGGATGCAAAACATCCTCGTTTAAAAGAGGCTGATATTAATTTTGAGTAA
- a CDS encoding GDP-L-fucose synthase produces MNKDSKIYIAGHRGLVGSAILRKLKEKGYRNIVTKTSKQLDLRNQSHTERFFKKEKPEFVFLAAAKVGGIIANNTYRADFIYDNIMIASNIIHAAYKYGVKKLLNLGSSCIYPKYAPQPMKEEYLLTGQLEPTNEPYAIAKISAIKLCRYFNEQYGTDFISIMPTNLYGPKDNFNLETSHVLPAMIRKFYLAKLFSENRFNLIKENFLKYGNNEIIIGGSRFEINKDTPEDKVLEVLKYYGIYQDTVHGSGKMVIKLWGSGEPYREFLYVDDLAEASIFLMERYSFKDVGEFINIGTGEDITIKDLANLIKDIVGFEGIILWDTTKPDGTPRKLLDVSRIQLLGWKPSISLEEGIRKTYKWYLS; encoded by the coding sequence ATGAACAAGGACTCAAAAATATACATTGCTGGACATCGTGGACTTGTTGGTTCAGCAATCCTAAGAAAGCTAAAAGAAAAAGGTTACAGAAATATTGTAACAAAGACAAGCAAACAGCTTGACCTCAGAAATCAAAGTCATACCGAACGTTTTTTCAAAAAAGAAAAACCAGAATTCGTCTTTCTTGCTGCTGCGAAAGTTGGCGGCATAATCGCAAACAACACATACAGAGCAGATTTCATCTACGACAACATAATGATAGCAAGTAATATTATTCATGCTGCTTATAAATATGGAGTCAAAAAACTCCTCAATCTCGGTTCTTCATGCATCTATCCGAAATATGCACCACAGCCGATGAAAGAGGAATATTTACTAACAGGTCAGCTTGAACCTACAAATGAGCCATATGCAATTGCCAAGATTTCTGCAATCAAATTATGCAGGTATTTTAACGAGCAATATGGAACAGATTTCATATCGATCATGCCCACAAATCTTTATGGCCCGAAAGATAATTTCAATCTTGAGACCTCACATGTTCTTCCTGCAATGATTCGAAAATTTTACCTTGCAAAATTGTTTTCTGAAAACAGATTCAATCTTATAAAAGAGAATTTTCTAAAATACGGCAATAACGAAATAATAATAGGTGGATCAAGATTTGAGATAAATAAAGATACTCCTGAAGATAAGGTTTTGGAGGTCCTCAAATACTATGGTATTTATCAGGACACAGTTCATGGTTCAGGTAAGATGGTAATTAAACTCTGGGGAAGTGGTGAGCCCTATCGTGAATTTCTTTATGTTGACGACCTTGCAGAAGCCTCTATATTTCTTATGGAGCGATATAGTTTTAAGGATGTAGGGGAGTTTATCAATATCGGGACAGGAGAGGATATAACCATAAAAGACCTCGCTAATCTTATCAAAGATATTGTAGGATTTGAAGGGATTATACTCTGGGATACCACAAAACCAGATGGAACACCTCGCAAACTTCTTGACGTAAGCAGAATTCAGTTACTCGGATGGAAGCCTTCTATATCACTCGAGGAAGGCATTAGAAAGACATACAAATGGTACCTTTCTTAG
- a CDS encoding mannose-1-phosphate guanylyltransferase/mannose-6-phosphate isomerase, with the protein MKALVLAGGSGTRLWPLSRKNFPKQFLRLNSKNSLLQETAKRLLRTFSPEDIVIMTNSEYKFHVMSDLNSLLHSQQNLVFSNIILEPAGRNTAPAIALGIKYCIEKLGSNENEVLFVSPSDHIIRPAEKFSEYIRFSEDIAKKGYIVTFGIKPTRPETGYGYIKASRFESLSDIYFKVEQFTEKPDSETAEKYLNEGIYYWNSGMFAFTIGTMMEEFKKHAPEISKMLDMSFDDLKTNFEKMPNISIDYAIAEKSDRISIMPLDLYWNDIGSWDSLYEVLDKDEKGNMKTGDVIFIDTHDSLVVSSKRLISTIGIDDCLIIDTEDALLIAKRGETQKVKNIVNILNSNNRKEALEHVTTFRPWGSYTVLEEGERYKIKRIVVNPGERLSLQMHYHRSEHWVVIKGAARVTIGDKEINIHENESVYVPKSTLHRLENPGKVPLEIIEVQNGEYVGEDDIVRVDDIYGRQKPG; encoded by the coding sequence ATGAAGGCTTTAGTTCTTGCAGGTGGTTCAGGAACGAGACTCTGGCCTCTTAGTAGAAAAAATTTTCCCAAGCAGTTTCTTAGACTGAATTCAAAAAATTCACTTTTACAGGAAACTGCAAAAAGACTCCTGCGCACTTTTTCCCCTGAAGACATAGTAATAATGACGAACAGTGAGTATAAATTCCATGTTATGTCTGATTTGAATTCACTACTGCATTCTCAGCAAAATCTTGTTTTCAGCAATATCATACTGGAGCCAGCTGGTAGGAACACAGCACCAGCTATTGCGCTCGGCATTAAATATTGTATTGAAAAACTCGGAAGTAATGAAAATGAAGTCCTTTTTGTTTCTCCATCAGACCACATAATCAGACCTGCTGAGAAATTTTCAGAATATATCAGGTTTTCAGAAGATATAGCTAAAAAAGGCTATATAGTAACATTTGGCATAAAGCCAACAAGACCAGAGACAGGATATGGATATATAAAAGCAAGCAGATTTGAAAGTTTGAGTGATATATATTTCAAAGTTGAGCAGTTTACTGAAAAGCCTGATTCTGAAACCGCTGAGAAATATTTGAATGAAGGCATATATTATTGGAATTCAGGTATGTTTGCCTTTACCATAGGCACGATGATGGAAGAATTTAAAAAACACGCACCAGAAATTAGCAAAATGCTCGATATGAGCTTTGACGATTTGAAAACTAACTTTGAAAAAATGCCGAACATATCCATAGATTATGCTATAGCTGAAAAATCAGACAGAATATCTATAATGCCACTTGATCTTTACTGGAACGATATAGGCTCATGGGACTCACTATACGAAGTTCTCGATAAAGATGAAAAAGGCAATATGAAAACAGGCGATGTCATTTTTATAGATACACATGATTCACTCGTCGTGAGCAGTAAAAGGCTAATATCAACCATAGGTATTGATGACTGTCTGATAATTGACACAGAAGATGCCCTGCTGATAGCAAAAAGAGGTGAGACACAAAAAGTAAAGAATATTGTGAACATATTGAATAGCAATAATAGAAAAGAGGCACTGGAACATGTAACCACTTTTCGTCCATGGGGCAGTTACACAGTGCTTGAAGAAGGTGAAAGGTATAAGATTAAAAGAATTGTTGTTAATCCTGGAGAGAGGCTGAGTCTCCAGATGCATTATCACAGGTCAGAGCACTGGGTTGTAATAAAAGGAGCAGCAAGAGTTACCATAGGTGATAAGGAAATAAACATTCATGAGAATGAATCAGTATATGTCCCAAAATCAACTTTACACAGGCTTGAAAATCCGGGTAAAGTCCCGCTTGAGATAATAGAAGTCCAGAACGGTGAATATGTTGGTGAAGATGATATCGTGAGAGTGGATGATATATATGGAAGGCAGAAACCTGGATGA
- a CDS encoding phosphomannomutase/phosphoglucomutase, translating into MIDRVFREYDIRGIVEEDLTENFVFLLGKAFGTYLRNVNPVARQVSVGRDGRLSSESFARNVIRGIISTGINVYNIGLCPTPVQYFSLYHLNLDGGIMVTGSHNPPEYNGFKVSIGKETIFGEELQNLKKILQSNKWYKGNHEGKVTDFDIIKAYTDFMRERFSYLSDKKYRRLKITVDAGNGTAGVVVPKILEEMGCDVICLYCEPDGRFPNHHPDPTVVEYIKDLIQKTKDERADIGVGYDGDADRIGIVDNKGDIIWGDQIMIILSRDILKRKPGSTIIGDVKCSQVMFDDIEKHKGNPVMWKTGHSLVKDKMRKEKALLAGEFSGHIFIADDYFGYDDAMYTTFRLIEIMKKTGRGIKELLSDIPEMCYTPEIRIECQEDQKKRLVESLVLRCKKYKESGKSPIPIKKIYDIDGARVVFGKGWGLVRSSNTQPVIVMRFEAEDAQSLEAYKKFMEDELKKVRDIT; encoded by the coding sequence ATGATTGACAGGGTTTTTAGAGAATACGACATACGTGGAATTGTAGAAGAAGACCTTACAGAGAATTTTGTATTTCTACTTGGAAAGGCATTCGGAACATACCTCAGAAATGTGAATCCTGTGGCAAGACAGGTGAGCGTTGGAAGAGATGGGAGGCTCAGCTCTGAATCGTTTGCCAGAAATGTAATCAGAGGTATTATCTCAACAGGAATTAATGTATATAATATTGGACTCTGTCCAACTCCAGTTCAATATTTCTCACTTTACCATCTGAATCTTGACGGCGGAATTATGGTTACAGGAAGTCATAACCCTCCTGAATATAACGGCTTTAAAGTGAGTATAGGCAAAGAGACAATATTTGGAGAGGAACTACAGAATTTAAAAAAAATTTTACAAAGTAACAAGTGGTATAAAGGTAATCATGAAGGGAAGGTTACAGATTTTGATATCATAAAAGCTTATACAGATTTTATGAGAGAACGATTTTCATATCTCTCTGATAAAAAATACCGCAGATTAAAGATAACGGTTGATGCAGGAAATGGCACAGCCGGTGTTGTAGTGCCTAAAATCCTTGAGGAGATGGGATGCGATGTAATCTGTCTTTACTGTGAGCCTGACGGAAGGTTCCCTAATCATCACCCTGACCCAACTGTTGTTGAGTATATAAAGGATTTGATACAGAAAACAAAAGATGAGAGAGCAGACATCGGCGTTGGATATGACGGGGATGCTGATAGGATAGGGATTGTTGACAATAAAGGAGACATTATATGGGGTGACCAGATTATGATTATACTATCGAGGGATATCCTTAAAAGAAAACCAGGCTCTACAATCATCGGTGATGTAAAGTGTTCACAGGTAATGTTCGACGATATAGAAAAGCATAAAGGTAATCCTGTTATGTGGAAGACAGGCCACTCGCTCGTAAAAGATAAGATGAGAAAAGAAAAAGCATTACTTGCAGGTGAATTTAGCGGGCATATCTTTATTGCAGATGATTACTTTGGATACGATGATGCTATGTATACAACATTCCGTCTAATCGAAATAATGAAGAAAACAGGACGTGGAATAAAAGAGCTTCTTTCAGACATTCCAGAGATGTGTTATACTCCTGAAATACGCATAGAATGTCAGGAAGACCAGAAAAAGAGATTAGTAGAAAGCCTGGTGCTCAGATGTAAAAAATACAAAGAGTCAGGAAAAAGCCCGATACCTATCAAGAAAATATACGATATTGATGGTGCAAGGGTTGTATTTGGAAAAGGGTGGGGATTAGTCCGTTCAAGCAATACCCAGCCTGTTATAGTCATGCGCTTCGAGGCAGAGGATGCACAAAGCCTGGAAGCCTATAAAAAATTCATGGAGGATGAACTGAAAAAGGTAAGGGATATTACATGA
- the rfbB gene encoding dTDP-glucose 4,6-dehydratase: protein MRILVTGGAGFIGSEFVRQGVRNGYEIIVIDKLSYAGDPERLKEIRGLIKFHRVDVTDRKKVENIFRRSKPEIVVHWAAESHVDRSIEDATPFMDTNIKGTQVMLDVSRKYGVEKFINISTDEVYGELGEDGEFFETTPLNPNSPYSVSKASADMLGRAYYRTYNVPVITVRPSNNYGPWQYPEKLIPVIIINAVNNKKVPVYGKGLNIREWLFVTDCAEAVFKIVKKGRTGEIYNIGSGIEKRNIEVVRTVLKLLGKSDELIEFVKDRPGHDFRYSLNSNKITKEIGWKSRTDFNEGIEKTVRWYVEHMEWVMSKIVSSKK from the coding sequence ATGAGAATTTTGGTTACAGGCGGTGCTGGTTTTATAGGTAGTGAATTCGTCAGGCAGGGAGTAAGAAATGGATATGAAATCATTGTTATTGATAAACTCAGTTACGCAGGTGATCCTGAGAGACTAAAAGAGATCAGGGGTTTAATAAAATTCCACAGAGTTGATGTGACAGACAGAAAAAAAGTTGAAAATATCTTCAGAAGATCAAAACCTGAAATTGTTGTGCACTGGGCTGCAGAAAGCCATGTTGACAGGAGCATTGAAGATGCAACACCATTTATGGATACAAATATTAAAGGCACGCAGGTTATGCTGGATGTTTCAAGAAAATATGGAGTAGAAAAATTTATAAATATATCAACAGATGAAGTATATGGAGAGCTTGGTGAAGATGGCGAGTTTTTCGAAACAACTCCCTTGAATCCAAATTCACCGTATTCAGTCAGCAAGGCATCTGCTGACATGCTCGGAAGGGCATATTATAGAACATACAACGTTCCTGTGATAACTGTAAGACCATCAAATAATTATGGCCCCTGGCAGTATCCAGAAAAGCTGATTCCTGTAATCATAATAAATGCAGTGAATAATAAAAAAGTGCCGGTCTATGGAAAAGGACTGAATATAAGAGAATGGCTGTTTGTAACTGATTGTGCTGAGGCAGTTTTTAAGATAGTGAAAAAGGGTAGAACAGGAGAGATATACAATATCGGAAGTGGCATAGAAAAAAGGAACATAGAGGTCGTCAGAACAGTCCTAAAACTTTTAGGAAAATCTGATGAGCTTATCGAATTTGTAAAGGACAGGCCAGGTCATGATTTCAGATATTCATTGAATTCGAACAAGATAACAAAAGAAATCGGATGGAAGAGCAGAACAGATTTCAACGAGGGAATTGAAAAGACCGTTAGATGGTATGTGGAACATATGGAATGGGTAATGTCTAAAATAGTGAGCAGTAAGAAGTAG
- a CDS encoding Trm112 family protein, whose amino-acid sequence MTIDKKLLEILACPKCKGDIKYSDDGRGIICEKCRLVYPVQDDIPVMLIDEAKPLDS is encoded by the coding sequence ATGACAATAGATAAAAAGCTTCTCGAAATCCTTGCATGTCCGAAGTGTAAGGGAGATATAAAGTATTCGGATGACGGCAGGGGTATTATCTGTGAAAAGTGCAGATTAGTATATCCTGTCCAGGATGATATACCTGTGATGCTTATAGATGAAGCAAAGCCACTCGACTCATAA
- the gmd gene encoding GDP-mannose 4,6-dehydratase, protein MKRALITGITGQDGSYLAEFLLSKNYQVHGLIRRASSFNTGRIDHIYTDPHVRGTKLFLHYGDLSDSGQLVNLIYNVKPDEIYHLGAQSHVRVSFDMPEYTGDITALGTTRLLEAVRRSGIKTRFYQASSSEMFGSAAPPQNENTPLCPRSPYAAAKVYSYWIVVNYREGFKMFACNGILFNHESPRRGETFVTRKITRAIANILAGKQKRLYLGNLNAKRDWGFAPEYVEMMWLMLQQDKPDDYVVGTGESHSVREFVEKAFEYVGIELEWKGKGTHTKGIIKSLSSNYTSTFPATVKVGETLIEIDPKYFRPTEVDFLQADITKARKKLGWQPRTTFDELIKIMVDYDLKMTGLKPVGEGIDICLQKKFTYTNHDFSFYEKIRERC, encoded by the coding sequence ATGAAACGTGCCTTAATTACAGGAATAACAGGTCAGGATGGTTCATATCTTGCAGAGTTTCTTCTTTCAAAAAACTATCAGGTGCACGGCCTGATTCGCCGAGCAAGTTCATTTAATACTGGAAGGATTGATCATATCTATACAGACCCACATGTTAGGGGGACAAAACTATTCCTTCATTATGGTGACCTATCAGACTCAGGACAACTTGTAAATCTTATATACAATGTAAAACCCGATGAAATTTACCATCTCGGTGCCCAGAGCCATGTAAGGGTAAGCTTTGATATGCCTGAATATACAGGTGACATAACAGCATTAGGGACAACAAGGTTATTAGAAGCTGTAAGGAGGAGTGGTATCAAAACCAGATTTTATCAAGCATCATCATCAGAGATGTTTGGTTCTGCCGCACCACCGCAGAATGAAAATACACCATTATGCCCGCGCAGCCCGTATGCAGCAGCAAAGGTTTATTCTTACTGGATAGTTGTTAATTACAGAGAAGGCTTTAAGATGTTCGCATGTAACGGCATCCTTTTCAATCATGAATCACCACGTAGAGGAGAGACATTTGTGACCAGAAAGATAACAAGGGCTATAGCAAACATCCTTGCAGGAAAACAGAAGAGGCTCTATCTTGGGAATCTAAATGCAAAAAGGGACTGGGGATTCGCACCTGAATATGTTGAAATGATGTGGCTTATGTTACAGCAGGACAAACCAGATGATTATGTTGTTGGCACAGGTGAAAGTCATTCAGTAAGAGAATTCGTTGAAAAGGCATTCGAATATGTCGGGATAGAGTTAGAATGGAAAGGAAAGGGCACACATACAAAAGGCATCATTAAATCCTTATCTTCTAACTATACATCTACCTTTCCCGCTACTGTTAAAGTCGGAGAGACTTTGATCGAGATAGACCCCAAGTATTTCAGGCCAACAGAAGTAGACTTTCTTCAGGCTGATATAACCAAGGCAAGAAAAAAACTTGGCTGGCAACCCAGAACAACCTTTGATGAGCTCATCAAAATAATGGTTGATTATGATTTAAAGATGACAGGGCTGAAACCTGTAGGTGAAGGAATAGATATATGTCTCCAGAAAAAGTTTACTTACACCAACCATGATTTTTCATTTTATGAGAAGATAAGAGAAAGATGCTAA
- a CDS encoding type II toxin-antitoxin system Phd/YefM family antitoxin, with protein MKTINATDAVRTFSELLNSIKYKGDRYTVLRGGKPVANIVPFESVPVRRTLGELRSLIKNLPSLGDDADRFANDIEKIIREQPSMPEKASWE; from the coding sequence ATGAAGACAATTAATGCAACAGATGCGGTCAGAACTTTTTCTGAACTGCTGAATTCTATTAAATATAAGGGCGACCGCTATACAGTCTTAAGAGGTGGTAAACCTGTAGCAAATATTGTTCCGTTTGAATCTGTTCCTGTCAGACGCACATTGGGAGAATTAAGGTCGCTCATAAAAAACCTTCCCAGCCTTGGAGATGATGCAGACCGTTTTGCCAATGACATTGAAAAGATCATCCGCGAACAACCTTCAATGCCTGAGAAAGCCTCATGGGAATAA
- the rfbA gene encoding glucose-1-phosphate thymidylyltransferase RfbA: MKGIILAGGSGTRLYPVTIGVCKQLLPIYDKPMIYYPLSVLMLAGIRDILIISTPHDLPRFINIFGDGSHLGLNFSYKEQKRPGGIAEAFIIGEDFVKDKTVCLVLGDNIFYGHGLTELLKKAVKDVQESGGATIFGYYVNDPERYGVVEFDEHGKVLSLEEKPEMPRSKYAVTGLYFYDNEVINIAKKIKPSLRGELEITDVNKEYLQMGRLRVQLMGRGYAWLDTGTHESLLEAGEFIATIEKRQGLKIACIEEIAYKLGYINKDQILKLAQNLNHNEYGKYLIRAVK, translated from the coding sequence GTGGAAGCGGGACACGACTATACCCTGTAACAATAGGTGTATGCAAACAATTGTTGCCAATTTATGATAAACCGATGATATATTATCCGCTCTCTGTGTTGATGCTCGCGGGGATAAGAGATATCCTTATAATTTCAACTCCTCATGACCTGCCAAGATTTATAAATATATTCGGTGACGGTTCTCATTTAGGGCTTAATTTTTCATATAAAGAACAAAAACGGCCAGGTGGAATAGCAGAGGCATTCATTATAGGAGAGGATTTTGTAAAAGATAAAACTGTCTGCCTTGTGCTTGGAGATAATATTTTTTATGGGCATGGATTAACGGAATTGCTTAAAAAGGCAGTCAAAGATGTGCAGGAAAGTGGAGGTGCTACTATATTCGGATATTATGTCAATGACCCTGAAAGATATGGTGTAGTTGAATTCGATGAACATGGAAAAGTCCTGTCATTGGAAGAAAAGCCAGAAATGCCGAGGTCAAAATATGCTGTCACAGGACTGTATTTCTATGATAATGAAGTAATAAATATAGCAAAGAAAATAAAGCCATCACTGAGGGGAGAGCTTGAGATTACAGATGTAAACAAGGAATATCTGCAAATGGGAAGACTGAGGGTGCAACTTATGGGACGAGGCTATGCATGGCTTGATACAGGAACTCATGAGAGTCTCCTTGAAGCAGGAGAATTTATTGCCACAATCGAAAAAAGACAGGGATTGAAGATAGCCTGTATAGAAGAAATAGCTTACAAATTAGGCTATATTAATAAAGATCAGATATTGAAACTTGCCCAGAATCTCAACCATAACGAATACGGGAAATACCTTATCAGAGCAGTCAAATAA
- a CDS encoding type II toxin-antitoxin system VapC family toxin — MGIIFDTSEIIAIERNRQEVEALIYGREEETFGISVVTVAELLHGVERADTEARKVKRQAFVEKVIEFFPVLAFDMPTARIYAKLWSTISMKGITVGSHDLIIAATAIALDYTVVTANMRDFQKIEGLKVEKR; from the coding sequence ATGGGAATAATCTTTGACACAAGCGAAATTATTGCCATAGAGCGGAACAGGCAGGAAGTAGAAGCTCTAATTTATGGCCGCGAAGAGGAGACGTTCGGAATAAGCGTGGTTACAGTGGCTGAACTGCTTCATGGTGTTGAACGCGCTGATACCGAAGCACGGAAGGTGAAGCGACAGGCTTTTGTTGAGAAAGTTATCGAATTTTTTCCTGTACTCGCCTTTGATATGCCTACGGCACGGATTTACGCAAAACTCTGGTCAACAATATCCATGAAAGGAATTACTGTTGGTTCTCATGATCTTATCATTGCTGCAACGGCAATTGCGCTTGACTATACGGTAGTGACCGCTAATATGAGGGATTTTCAGAAGATCGAAGGACTCAAAGTCGAAAAACGATAG
- the rfbD gene encoding dTDP-4-dehydrorhamnose reductase has translation MKFLITGANGQLAREFLNKLKESSYKFTALSKDSLDITDEKKVNEVVSNHKPDVLLNCAAYNFVDKAENEETETAFKVNADGIKILSKVCKENRVLIVHYSTDYIFDGRKEDFYTEDDEPAPINKYGESKLHGENFLVQESDDYLLFRVSWVFGEGKQNFLYKLSEWAKKKKVLKIVCDQISIPTYTEDIVNLTIFAINKGLRGLYHLTNSGYGSRYEVARYFLEGLGMDNLVLPANSDNFPSPAKRPFFSAMSNRKLSEALNVAIPDWKLGIERYIEKHYRNEGL, from the coding sequence ATGAAATTCCTTATCACAGGCGCTAATGGACAACTTGCAAGAGAATTTCTGAATAAACTGAAGGAATCCTCATATAAATTCACAGCACTAAGCAAAGATAGCCTTGATATAACAGATGAAAAAAAAGTGAATGAAGTCGTTTCAAATCATAAACCAGATGTATTGCTGAACTGCGCAGCATATAATTTTGTTGATAAGGCTGAAAATGAGGAGACTGAAACAGCCTTCAAAGTAAATGCTGATGGAATAAAGATTCTTTCAAAGGTGTGTAAAGAAAATAGGGTATTAATTGTTCATTACAGCACAGATTATATCTTTGATGGAAGGAAAGAGGATTTTTACACTGAAGATGATGAGCCAGCCCCGATTAATAAATATGGTGAGAGCAAATTGCATGGTGAGAATTTTTTAGTGCAGGAGTCAGATGACTATCTCTTATTCCGTGTTAGCTGGGTTTTCGGAGAAGGCAAGCAGAATTTCCTGTATAAATTATCCGAATGGGCGAAGAAGAAGAAAGTTTTGAAGATTGTCTGTGATCAGATTTCTATTCCGACATATACAGAAGATATTGTAAATCTCACAATTTTTGCTATAAATAAGGGCCTGAGAGGACTGTATCATCTTACTAACAGTGGCTATGGCTCTCGATATGAAGTAGCGCGCTACTTTCTTGAAGGTCTTGGTATGGATAATCTGGTGCTGCCAGCAAATTCAGATAACTTTCCATCTCCTGCAAAAAGGCCTTTTTTTTCTGCAATGTCAAATCGTAAACTTTCAGAAGCATTAAATGTTGCTATACCGGACTGGAAACTGGGAATAGAAAGATATATAGAGAAGCACTACAGAAATGAGGGATTATGA